In Actinomadura luteofluorescens, the sequence CCGGCGTCAACCTGGTCAGCGCCGTCGCCGTGGTCGGGCTGGCGCTGAACCTGATCCCGCTCCTCCGCCGCTACAACCCGAAGCACACCTGACCGTCCCCACACCGCCCCCCGCCAACGTGGGCCGGCTCGCGCCTCCGCCGCGCGGCCGGCCCACGCCCGTGCCACGGGTTCTTCGCCCAGATGGCCGCTCCTCACGCCCAGCCCGCAACCGGACTCCCGTCCCCCGGCGCCATCGGCCCGCATCTTTCCCCCGCCCCCTCGGCCCGCGTCTTTCTGCCGCCCCGTCGGCCTGCATCTTTCTCGCGCCACCGCGGCCCGCATCTTTTTCGCACCACCTCGGACCGCATCCTTCTCCCGCGCCCTTGGCCCGCAGGCGGACTCCTGTTTCCCCCCGGCGCCCTACCTGCGATCGGCCCCCACTACTTCTCGCCTTCTCGGTCTAGGTCGTGGTCGGCGCGACATGGATCAGGGCGGGGGCCTCGCTGGTCCGGTCGAGGGCGATGCGGGTGCCGTCCTTGGAGTGCGTGGTGTCCATGAGTCCCCCAACTGCCGGGCCACGCTTCTGCCAATGCGGTGCGGGAGGGGACCCCCTCGTGCTCCGGGCCCGTCCGCCCATGCTGGGGTTCTCTGCCGTTGGTGCATGCCTTTTTGGTGGTCGCGAGGGGCTTCTCGGCCATCGGAGGAGCTCTTGCTCGCGCCCGGTGGGCTCTGGTTTCTGGCAGGTGCGGGCGGCCGTCGCCGCCTGTCGGGAGCGCCTGTGTCTGACGTTGCCGACATTTGGGACTCCAGAACGCTTTGTTGCATGGCGCCAGAGGGAGCGCGTGGAGTGGCGGGGGCGTCCCGTCTTGGGGACGCCCCCGCCTTGGGCTAGTTGGAGCGTTTCCAGAAGGGGCGGCGGGGTGGGGCCTCGCCGGTGAAGGCGGCGAGGACCTGGAGCGCCTGGGTCCACTGGTCGCTGACGGTGGGCTGGTCGGCGGTGGGTCGGAGGCGGTGCAGGTCGTCGCGCAGGTCGGCGAGGACCTTGGTGTCCAGGGAGAGGGTCTGCATTCGCTGGACGATCGACTCCAGGATGGGGAGGAGTTCGCTCAGCAGGTGCTGGATGCGCTCTTCTCGTGTATCGGGGACCTGGCGGAGGCGGCCCAGGACGTTGGCCAGTTCCTGCTGGAACCCGGCGAGGGGCGAAGGCGCGGGGCGGGACGAGGGCGCGGGGCCTGCCGGCCGGCGGGCGCGGCCGAGGGGGCGGCCTGCGGGACGGGCCGAGGCCGGAGGGGGTGCGCCGTAACCGGGAGGGGCGCCTTGCGGCATCGGGGGTGGGCCGGAGGGGGCGGCCGGCATCGGTGCAGGGGGCATGGGGGCCGAACGTGCCGGCGGGGCCGACCTCTGCAGGTCCATATCCATGTCCAAGTCCTCGTCCATGTCCATGGCGAAGGCCGCCGGGGACACCTGCCGTTCGGCCATCGGCGCGGCGCCTGCCCAGCCTCGGGGCGTCTCCACCGGCTGGACGACCTTGTGGGGCGTCCCGCCCTCGGTCGCGACCCGGCTGTCCACCGCTACGAACGCCGTGAAGCGGCACAGGACGCCGAACCGGAGGGAGGTCGAGATGATGCGCTGTTCCAGGTCGCCGGGGCCGCCGACCGTGTAGCGGTCCTCTAGGTCGCGCAGGTGCGCGCGGGCCCAGATGGATCGGGTGGCCGGGTCCTTGGTGACGATGCCGGTGGCGCGCTGCTCCCAGGCCGTGCCGTCGGATGCCGTCCCCCGGACGGTCAGGGTGCCGGACGGCGCGCCTCGGAAGCGGCCCGCGATCTGGAGCGGTACGCCGGGGAACAGGGCGCCCGGCCGGGTGGGCGCCACGGTGTCGGGGACGATCTCCAGCCCGTCGGCGTGCAGGGCGAGGCCGGTGGCCAGCGGGGCGGCGATCCGGTGGTGGATGTGCTCCATCGCCTCGTCGAGGCGGTCTTCGGACTCCACCAGTTCGCAACGGCCCCCGCCGATCGCGGCGAGGCGGTTCAGGAAGCCGGCGTTGACGGCCTGGTCGATGCCGACCGTGTGCACGCGGACGCCGTGCAGCCGCGGTTCGAGGTGGGCGAGGAGGTGGTCCTCGTTGCCCACCTGGCCGTCGGTGATGAGGACGAGGACCCGGTCGCGGGTGGGGTCGGTGAGCAGGCGGCAGCCCTCGTCGAGCGGGGCGAGCATCTCGGTGCCGCCCCGCGCGCCCAGCGCCGCGAGGTGCTCGACGGCGCGGAACCGGTTGCGGTCGGTGCCGTCGGCCAGTCCGGAGCCGAGGTCGCGCGGGCGCTCGATGACGTTGTCGAAGGACAGGACGGCGAACCGGTCTTCGGCGCGGAAGGTGTCGACGATGCGCGCGGCGGCGCGGCGGGCGGCGACCATCTTCCAGCCGTACATGCTGCCGGAACGGTCGAGGACGAGCACCACGTCGCGCGGGCGGGGCCTCGCTTCTCCCGACGGCAGGACGGTGAGGCTGAACGTCCCCTCCTCGCCGGACTCGTCCGGGACGAGGGCGAGGGCCGCGCTTTCGTGGGGGGCGAAGTCGAGGCGGAGGATGAAGTCGCGGTCGAGGCGCTCGCCCGGTTGCAGGCGCACGGTGGTCCGCTCGCCGTCGCCCTCCTCGGCGACCACATGCAGCGCCGACCGGATCTGGGTGAGCGGAAGCCCGGACGGATCGATGTCGACGGTGACGGCCAGCCGAACCGGGTTGGGGAAGCCGGGCAGCAGGACGGGCGGGCTGATCCGGGACGCGTCCGGCACGGCGTTGGTGTCGTCGGCCACCCCGGAGCCTGCGCGCTCGCCGTCGAGCGGGGCGCCGGGGATGTAGCGGGGGGCGACGACGAGCGGAAAGCGGAACGTCGCGCTGGACGCCGACTCGTGCGGCAGCAGCTGGTCGAGGGAGAGCCTGATCGTGATCCGCTCGCCCGGCAGGATGTTGCCCACCCGCATGGTGAACACGTCCGGGCGGTCCTCTTCCGCGATGGCCGCGCGTTGACCCGCTGCGATGGCGGTGTCGTAGTCCTGCCGCGCCTGCCCGCGCTCTTTCAGCCTCCCTTCGATGACCCTGTCAGCGGCTTCCATGCGCAGTGCGGTGACGGCGGCGCGGTCGGGCAGGGGAAAGACGTAGGTGGCCTCCAGCGGCACGTCGAACGGGTTTCGGAAGCCCTGGACGACCTCGATGCCAGCGGCGAGGCCGGTGATGGACGCGTGCACGTCCACGGAGTCGAGCGGCAGGTTTCCCCTGTCGGTGCTGAGCGCGCCGAGCCCGTGGTCGGGTACCGGTGGCGCGGTCTCGGGTAGTGGCAGGATGCGCACGGTCACTGAATCCTCCGAGGTGGGGCGGCGGGCTGGAAGTCGGGGCTTTCGGCGGGGGTGTCCACGCGGGCGAGCAGGCCGCGGCGGCGCAGTTCGTCGAGCAGTGGACGAGCGGCCGCCTCGATGGCGGCGAGGTCGTCGCCGTTCAGGTTCGGGACCTCAAGGAGCACGGTGAGGCCGGGAGCGAGCCGGACGCCCTGGACGATCGCGGGACGGTCTTCGCCATAGCCGCTGGCATCGACGTTCTGGTGGAACGACACATCGGGTCGCGTGCTCCAGAAGCTCCCTCTCTCGCTGCCCTCCGCACCTTTGGGGGCCGTTGGAGGCCCGCCTTGGCTCTCTGGGCTTGCGGGGGAGTGGCCGTGGGGAGCCTGCTCGGCGTCCCGAGTGGCCTGAGGGCTCGAGCCAGGGGCCCCGGTTGTTCGGCCGTGTGGAGCGCCAGGGGCCGGCAGGCCGCCTGAACGGGTGCCCGGCGGGCCGGGGAGGGCGGCGATGCGGGCGAGGTCCGCGTCGGTCGCGGCGGCGAGCTCGATCTGGATCTCGGAGATGGAGCGGCCCGAGGCCTGGCGCCGCTTCACCGCGACGAGTTGGAGGAGATGGCGGGGCCCGTACAGCGCGGTTCGGCCGCGGCGGCCGAGGGGCGGGTCGATGAGGCCGATGGTGGTGTACCAGCGGATCAGCCGCTCGTTGGGCAGGTCGCGCACCCGGCCGCTGACCTGCGCGGACCCGTCCGCCGCGAGAGCCGCGCCGGCACGGTCCGCCAGTTCGGCGATCGTCCAGGTGTCATCGTCCATGTGGTCGATGATGACACTGTCACGATGACAGTGTCAACTTCTTTCAGGTCGAAGGGCGCTCCCGTCCTGAGCCCCCTGGTCCCCGCGTGGGTATGTGGAGCGCGGGCCGCAGGGGAGCGTCGCCGCTGACCGGCTGATGGCGGGCGCCATGGCCGAATGCCGCCTTGGGCTATGGGGTGCCTGCCTGTGAACGAAGTCGTCGTCGAATTGCCCTTTGAAGCGTCATGGTGACGGTATTCGCTGTCCGGGTGACCGTTTGGTTAGGCCTCTGTGGCCCTCGCGGGAAGTGCGACCTCCCCGAACATGGAATGGTTATCGCCGACTGTCAGTCCGAAATTCCCGCTATATCACTCTTGGTAGTCACTTGATCGCTCAACGGGGCGGCGCGCTGGTCATGTGAACACGGTGAACCTTGCAGTATTACGGTCGAAGCGCCCCAAAGTCCATTAAGTGTGACACAGTCCAAAAAGACCTAATTGAGAGGTAACGATGATGTTCGGTGTCGGAGTGTGATCCCTTGAATTTGCTGGTAAAGAGCGTCGGCAGCCTTTACCTTTTCTGGCATGAGCGACCATCTTCTGGTGGAGACGCTGCGCGAGCGCGACCCCGGCGCCCCGGCCGCGGTCTACGACGCCCATGCCGAGAAGCTCTACGCGTACTGCTGGTTTCAGCTGCGGGGGCGCGACGCGGCGCAGGTCGCCCTGCGTGACACCTTCATCGTGGCCGAGGCGCACATCGGCAAGCTGCGCGAGCCCGACCGGTTCGAGCCATGGCTCTACGCCATCGCCCGGCTGGAGTGCGCCCGCCGCATGCCGCCCAGGCACCTCGTGCCGGACGTGCCGGTCGCCAGCCACGACCAGGAGGACGTCGACCAGCGCATCACGGCGTGGCAGGCCGTGCTGGGGTTGCCGCCCCTCTCCCGGGAGCTCCTGGAACTGCACGTCAGGCGCCGGTTGTCGGTTCCCGACCTCGCCGCCGTGTTCGGGTTGTCGCCGAGGGACGCGCAAACGGCGCTCGACTGCGCGCACGGCGAGCTCGAAGCGGCGCTGACCGCGGAGATGCTCGCGAACAAGGGGCCCTACGGTTGCCCTGAGCGTGCTCACCTGCTGCGTGAGCGGCAGGGCGATTTCACCCACGACCTCAGCAAGCGGCTGGTGGGGCACGCGCGAGAGTGTTCCGCCTGCGGAAGCCTCCGTCCCAGAAGCGTGTCGGCCGCCAAGGTGTACGGGCTGCTGCCCGACGCGGTACCCGCGCCAGAGACGCGGCTCAGAGTGATGAGTTGCTTCCTGGATCCCGAACTCGTTGGCTACAGGCTCTTCGTGGCCACTCGCGTCACGGAGTTCAGGTCCGATGGATTTCCCGTCCAGAGCGCCTCCGGACGCCCCGGGCGGGCAGCCCGTCAGAGCCGGCGCTGGAGGTTCACCCGCCCGCGTAAGGCGGCTAGGGAGGAAAGGGGAGCAGCCAAGCTCTACGCACAGGTCGTTCGTGCTTCTGCCGCGCTCGTGGTTGTGGCGCTTCTGTCAGCGTCCGGGGTCGCCTCCATGTACGTCGTCGGTGCCCAGCGTGAGGACAAGGACGAGCAGGCCGGCCCCCGTCCGACGGCCGTACCCGGCATCTCTCAGAGGCCTGGGCCCGTGCGGAAGTCGCCTGTTCCTCCGCAGGCGCCCGGTGCCCTTAACGCCCTTCCCATGGCCACGTTCCCGCTGGGCGCACAGATCTCGTCCGCGCCGCTGCCCGCTCTCTTAGACACGCCCTCGATGCTTGCCTTCTCTGATGGGGCCGCGATGTCTGTGGCCGCGGGCGTGCTGACGGTCTCCCCCCTCTTCCTGGACCTGGCAGGAGGATCAGACGGCTCCATAGAGTTAAAGGCAGAGGGCGGGCCAGTGACCTGGCAGGCGAAGGGCCAAGACTCCCTCAAAGTCAGTCCGTCCTCCGGAAGCCTTGGCCCTGGGCAGAGCGTGACCGTCCATGTTCACGTCTCGCGGCAGCGAGAGCCCTACGGAGGAACCACGCTCACGTTCCGGCCAGGTGGGACTCAGGTCCACGTCACATGGCGTTCCGATACGGCCGCTCCTACCGCGCCGCCTGAAGCGCACCGGCCAGCTAGTCCTGCGCAGGGGAGCACTGCGTCGAGCCCATCCGGCCCACCACGGGCCGACGGGGATCCTGCTTACTCGTCGCCTGTCCCTGCGGCGACCCCACTTCCGTCGCAGGCGCCCACACCGCCCCCCTCTGGCACCGCGCCGTCCGGCGCCAGTCCGACGCTCAGCGCCTGACACCCGGCGCCTGGCGCGCGACTGTTCGCCCACCTTCATCGCGTGGCGTTTGTACCTGCCATTTCCCGAGTCAACTACGCTTCGTAGCTGATCATTTGCGCTAGGTAGGACCGCGGGCGGGGAGGACGTGATCATGGCACCTGGCGCACCTGAGCTACGTCGCCGTCGCGTGACCCCGTCTCCCGCCAGTAGCAGGGCGCTGCGGCTGGTCGCTCTCACCTCTGGCGTCGCGATCGGCATGAGCGTTCTGGTGCCGGGTGCGTCCGCCCGCCCGTCGGACCCTCCCGGCCCCAGCGCGAAGGACGTCGAACGCAGCGAACGCGACGTCAGGGAGCGGGCGGCCGAAGTCGGGCGGACGAAGGCCATGCTCGCCCAGGCGGACGGCGAACTCGACAGGCTCGCCATCGCCGCAGAGGCCGCCGTGGAGCGCTACAACGGTGAACTGGTGCAGCTGCGGCGGGCGCAAGAGGCGTACAGGGACATTCAAGGAAGGCTTGCCGAGGCGAACCGGAGAGTGGAGGCGGCCCGAGCCGAGTTGGCGTCGTTCGCCGCGCAGGTCTACCGGGACAACACCGGCTACGACCCGATGTCCTCGGCCGTCGCGGGTGAAGGCGGGCCTCAGGGGTTCATGGACCGCGCCGGCATGGTCAAGATGCTCGCCGAACGCCGAGCCGCCATGTTCCGCCGGGTCGAAGCCTCGAAGACGGTCGCGGACGTGTTCCGCCGCCAGGCGAAGACCGCACTGGACGAGCAAGACGCAGCGACGAGGCGAGCCGACGAGGCCAAAGGGCTCGCGCAAGGCGCCGTGGCCACCCAACAAGCAGCCGTCCAGCGCATCGAAACTGACAAGCGCCATCTAGAACGCAAGCTTGGCAAAGCCCAGGCGAGGGCTGCGGAGGTCAAGCGCGCGCGGGAACGTGCGCTGGAGAGGGCGCAGACGCGCAAGTTCCGTTCGGATTTCCCCGTCCCGAAGGAGGTGCCGCCTGACGCACGCGGTGCCATCGCGGTCGAGGCGGCGCTCAAGTGGCTCGGAACGCCCTACTCCTGGGGCGGGGGCGACATGGAGGGGCCGACATACGGCATCGCTCAGGGCGCAGGGACGGTCGGCTTCGACTGCTCAGGCCTGACCATGTACGCGTGGAACAAGGCGGGTGTGCGGCTAGACCATTGGACGGGCACGCAGTGGACGTCCGGACCGCACATCCCCATCAGCAAGCTGCGCCCGGGTGACTTGGTCTTCTTCGCGACCAATCGGTCCGACCCGGCCACGATCCACCACGTCGGCCTCTACCTCAGTGACGGCCGCATGGTGGAGGCGCCCTACACCGGTGCGCACGTGCGTATTGCGAGCATCCACCGACAGGACCTGATCGGTGCCACCCGTCCTGCGGGCTGAAAGAAGTCGTCGTAGAAAGCGAGAACCCTTCTGTAGGAGTCCTACAGAAGGGTTCCCCACGAGTGTCGCGTGGGCGGCGGGGAGCGGGTCGGCGCCGTCTGCGACTCCGAACGGCCCGGCCGGCCGCACGGGCCGGGGACGACTCAGTGGCCGCCCTGGTCGGAGGCGCGCTTGAAGGAACGCTCGATCTCCTGCTCGGCCTCCACGCGTCCCACCCAACTGGCGCCCTCGACGGACTTTCCGGGCTCCAGGTCTTTGTAGACCTCGAAGAAGTGCTGTATCTCCAGCCGGTCGAACTCGGCGACGTGGTGTATGTCGCGCAGGTGCTCCATGCGGGGGTCGGTGGCGGGGACGCACAGGACCTTGTCGTCGCCGCCGGCCTCGTCGGTCATGCGGAACATGCCCACGGCGCGGCAGCGGATGAGGCAGCCGGGGAAGGTCGGCTCCTGGAGCAGGACCAGGGCGTCCAGGGGGTCGCCGTCCTCGCCGAGGGTGTCCTCGACGAACCCGTAGTCGGCCGGGTACTGCGTGGAGGTGAAGAGCATGCGGTCGAGCCGGATGCGGCCGGTCTCGTGGTCCACCTCGTACTTGTTCCGCTGGCCCTTGGGGATCTCAATCGTGACGTCGAAATCCAAGATTTCCTCCGCTCCCTGCGCGCTCGCAGTGAATAGTCTTTCGGGAGCCTGTGGGCGAGGCCGGCACCACAGGTGAGTGTTCCCCTGTATAAGGATGTCGCACGTTGGTGAGTGCTGAGTGGGAGAGGGGCGGTCACGTGCCTGGACGGGGCCGGGCCCTCGCAGTCCTGTCGCTGTCCCTCCTTAACGTTTTCGCCGTCGCCGCGGGTCTGGCAGTGGTGAAACTCACACCGGACCGGCGCCTGTCGCCGCAACCGCCCAGCGTGGCGGCGCGCGACCTGGTGCGGATCGCGCCGTCGTCCGCCGCGATCCCCGCCGCCGATCCCGGGTCGGGCCGTCCGCCCGACCCGTCCGCCCTGGCGGGACGGCTCTCCGCGCTGATCGGGGGACCGCAGGCGAAGATCAACGCGGTGGTCGTCGACGCGGAGTCCCGGCGGCCGCTGTACGAGCTGCGCGCCGGGCAGCCCGCCACCCCGGCCTCGACGACGAAGCTGGCGACGTCGGTGGCGGCGCTGGCCTCGGCCGGCCCGGCCCACCGGATCACCACCCGGGTCGTGCGCGGCACGGGCGACGGGATCATTCTGGTCGGAGGCGGGGATCCTACCTTGACGGCGCTCCCACCGCGCCCTGGAGCCGGCCACCCGCCCTATGCGTCGCTTACCGACCTGGCCCGCCAGACGGCTGCTGCCTTGAAGGCTTCCGGTACGGGCCAGGTGCGTGTGGACTACGACGCGTCCGCCTATCAGGGTCCCCGTACGGCTGCGGGCTGGAAACCCAACTATCTCCCCGACGGCGAACTGGCGCCTGTCAGTGCCTTGACCGTCGACGAGGGACGGGTGGCGCCGTCTGACCCGTCCAGGAGGACAAGGGTCTCGGACCCTCCTTCCGCGGCGGCAAGGGAGTTCGCGCGTCTGTTGGCCAAGAACGGGGTCAGTGCCAGGGCCGGGCGTTCGACGGTCGCGCAGAAGGAGGCCGTGCAACTCGGTGCCGTCCAGTCGCCCCCGCTGTCCGCGCTCGTGGAGCATTTGCTGACCGACAGCGACAACGACGTGGCCGAGGCGGTGGCCCGCCAGGTGGCCATCAAACTGGGGCGTCCCGCCACGTTCGCCGATGCCGCGCAGGCCGTCCGACAGGTTCTCGCCGGGCTGGGTGTGGCCGAGGGGGTCTCGGTCAACGATGGCAGTGGATTGTCGCCGCTCAACCGCATCTCGCCTATCGCGCTCGCCCGTATCGTCTCGCTCGCTGCGGGCGGGGACCATCCGAAGCTGCGCCCGGTCATCACCGGTCTGCCGATCGCAGGTTTCTCCGGGACGTTGAGCGCGCCCCGCTACACCGTCGCGGCCAGCCAGGGGGGTGCGGGAATGGTGCGAGCCAAGACCGGCACCTTGGCGGGAGTCAGCACCCTGGCCGGACTCGCCTACGACGCGGACGGACGTCTGCTCGCCTTCGCGTTCATGGCGGGGGACGGCAAGGGACCGGTCGACCCCGGCAAGCTCGACCAGCTCGCGGCAGCGGTGGCCACCTGCGGATGCGGCTGATCTGAGGCCCGACACCCGACCCGCGGCGCGGGTGTGGGGGAGGCCGTACGGGAGATAACCAAAGCGGTTGTTCGTTGAACGACCATGCAGGGCGCTCCGGCGCCGCGTTCCGAACGTACGGTGGTGACATGAGCGCCTCAATGATCGACTGGAACCTGGCGGTCCAGGCCGGCACCCGGCTCGTCAGGCCCGGGCCGCAGGTCACCCATGCCGAGGCCCGTGAGGTCGTGAAGGAGCTGCGCGCCCTGTCGAAGATCGCCCATGGGCACGTGCGGGACTTCACCGGCATGGCGTCCGAGCTCGATCCGGACCCTGCGACTGTCGTGGACAGGCCTGGCTGGATCCGTGCCAACGTGGACGGTTTCCGGGTCGTGCTGGAGCCGCTCATGGAGCAGATGTCCGAACGGAGCAACGGCGGCCCCCTCGGTGGAGCGGGCAACGTTGTCGTCCAGGCGGTCGGTTCGCGCGTCACGGGCATGCAGGTCGGCGCGATTCTGGCGTATATGGCGAGCCGTGTTCTGGGCCAGTACGAGCTGTTCCTGCCTCCGGACCCGTCCGGGCGTGCGCCGACAGGGCGGCTGACTCTGGTCGCGCCCAACATCGTCCATGTGGAGCAGGAGCTCGGTGTGGAGTCGCGTGACTTCCGCCTCTGGGTCTGCTTGCACGAGGAGACGCACCGGGCCCAGTTCACGGGAGTCCCCTGGCTGCGCGAGTACGTCCAGGACCAGATGACCAAGTTCCTCCTCGCGTCCGACCTCGACCCCGGCATGATGCTGGACCGCATCCGGGACGCTGCCGAGGCCGTCGCCGACGCCGTGCGCGGCGGTGACTCCAACCTCATCGACGCGATCCAGACGCCGGAGCAGCGGGAGATCCTCGACCGCCTCACCGCCGTGATGACGCTCGTCGAAGGACACGGCGACTACGTCATGGACGCGGTGGGCCCCGAGGTCGTGCCGTCCGTCCAGCAGATCCGGTCGCGTTTCCAAGGGCGGCGCTCTGGCGGTTCCAAGCTCGACAAGACGATCCGGCGCCTGCTCGGCATCGACCTGAAGATGAAGCAGTACGCGGAGGGGTCGCGGTTCGTGCGGAGGGTCGTCACGGAGGCCGGCATGAGCGGCTTCAACCAGGTCTGGCAGTCGCCGGAGACGCTCCCGACCCATGACGAGATCAAGGAGCCCAGCCTGTGGATGAGCAGGGTCGTCGGCACACGCGCCATCGACGCCCCGCCCAAGGCCAGCGAGGCCTGAGCCGTAGCGCGCTTGAGCCGGTACCTGCCTTGGCGTGACCTGCCTTGGGCGAACGGCACCGTGTGGTGGTAGACGTTTGCCATGGGCCCTGATCCGGCTGTGGCGGCGGTACGTCTTGCTGTGCGCCGGGTGCTCGCCGGCCTGCCGCAGGGGGGAGTGGTGCTGGCAGCGTGCAGCGGGGGCGCCGATTCGCTGGCGCTGGCTGGGGCGTTGGCCTTCGAAGCGCCCAGGGCAGGGCGTTCGGCCGGAGGCATCACTATCGACCATGGCTTGCAAGACGGCTCGGACCAGCGTGCTGACGCGGTGGTCCGGACAATGGTCGACCTCGGTCTCGACCCAGCTGGTTCCATCGCGGTGACCGTCGACGGGGCCGGCGGCCCCGAGAACGCAGCCCGCGACGCTCGATACGCGGCCCTTGACGGTGCCGCCCATCAAATGGGGGCGACCGCCGTCCTGCTTGGGCACACGCAAGACGACCAGGCCGAAACCGTCCTGCTAGGGCTGGCGCGTGGTTCCGGGGCCCGCTCGTTGTCTGGCATGCCCGCCTCTTTCAGGCGCTCCGAAGGCGTCAGGTACTTGAGGCCCTTGCTGGAGCTGGATCGCGTCACTACGCGCCGCGCCTGCAAGGCCATGGGGCTGGACCCCTGGGACGACCCCCACAACATCGACCCCGCCTACGCGCGCGTGCGCGTCCGGCACGAGGCCCTTCCCGCCCTGGAGAAGGCCCTTGGCCCGGGAGTGGCCCAAGCGCTGGCACGGACGGCCAGGATGCTGCGCGACGACGCCGACGCCCTCGACGAGATGGCTTCCCGCGCCTACTCCGACCTGGAGACCTCCGAAGACGGCTGCAACGTTGCCGTCCGCCTGGATGGGCTCGAAGGGCTGCCCAGAGCCGTCCGTACGAGGGTGCTGCGGATGGCGGCGGTAAAGGCCGGCAGCCCACCGGGTACGCTCGCGGCGGTCCATATCGATGCAGTGGATCGGCTGGTCACGGCCTGGCACGGCCAGCGGCACGTGGATCTGCCAGGGGGGCTGCGCGCCTTCCGGAGGTCTGGGAAGCTGCTGTTCGGCCCGGTTTGACGTCGCGGCGTGTGCGGATCGTCACGTGTCGCGTCCGCCGCGCACTGCCCGAACGGCGCGCGGCGGTGTCCGTCCGACGTCCGTCCCACCGGACGGGCGAGGTCTGAGCTATGAGGTGGGGTTGTGGACGAGAAGGACCTGGGCAACGACCTGGCGAAGGTGCTGATCCCCGAGGACGACCTGCAGGCCAAGGTGCGCGGGCTCGCCGCGCAGATCGACGCCGACTACGCGGGCAGGGACCTGCTGCTCGTCGGGGTCCTCAAGGGCGCCGTCATGATCATGGCCGACCTGGCGCGGTCGCTGCACTCGCCCGCCTCCATGGACTGGATGGCCGTGTCGTCCTACGGTTCGGGCACCAAGTCGTCCGGCGTCGTCCGCATCCTCAAGGACCTCGACACCGACATCCTCGACCGGCACGTCCTGATCGTGGAGGACATCGTCGACTCGGGCCTGACGCTGTCGTGGCTGGTGAGCAACCTGCTCTCCCGCAACCCGGCCTCGCTGGAGATCTGCGCGCTGCTCCGCAAGCCGGAGGCCGTCAAGACCGAGATCGACGTGAAGTACATCGGCTTCGACATCCCCAACGAGTTCGTCATCGGGTACGGGCTCGACTACGCGGAGCGGTACCGGAACCTGCCGTTCGTCGGGACTCTGGCCCCGCACGTGTACGGCGGAGGCGGGGCCTGAGCCGCCCTGGAGGGGCCGGAGGGCCGCGGGGAGGGCCTGATCGCCCCGGACGTGCTCACACTGGTCGGAGGCGCACCAACGCCCCCCAGGGAACAAGGGACCGTGACGAATCGTTGCAAAGGTCGTTGACGGGTATAGGCAAGGGATGCGGGAGAACAGCGTCGGCTGCGGCTCCTGCGCCTGCGGTGTACCGTCGGTGTCCCGGACCTCGGGTTCGGGACGCGATATGAGGGAAGCCGCCACGGTGGGACCGGAGCCCCGGGCGACGGGCCTACCCGTTGGTCGCATTGTTGGTCGCAGTGGCGTCCGTCCCTCGGGACGGGCGAGGATCGCACACAGACTGGTCAGGAGGGACGGGCCCCTACGGGGTAACCGGATAAATGGACGTGAAGCGCTATTTTCGCGGGCCGCTGCTGTGGATCCTGCTGTTCGGCCTCTTGGTCGCCCTCGTCATGTGGGGCGTCAACCCCGGCCGTTCGTTCGAGAAGGTTGACACCTCCAAGGTCGTCCAGGAGATCAACGCGGGCCAGGTGAAGTCCGCGAAGATCATTGACAAGGACCAGCGGATCGAGCTGAC encodes:
- a CDS encoding C40 family peptidase; the protein is MSVLVPGASARPSDPPGPSAKDVERSERDVRERAAEVGRTKAMLAQADGELDRLAIAAEAAVERYNGELVQLRRAQEAYRDIQGRLAEANRRVEAARAELASFAAQVYRDNTGYDPMSSAVAGEGGPQGFMDRAGMVKMLAERRAAMFRRVEASKTVADVFRRQAKTALDEQDAATRRADEAKGLAQGAVATQQAAVQRIETDKRHLERKLGKAQARAAEVKRARERALERAQTRKFRSDFPVPKEVPPDARGAIAVEAALKWLGTPYSWGGGDMEGPTYGIAQGAGTVGFDCSGLTMYAWNKAGVRLDHWTGTQWTSGPHIPISKLRPGDLVFFATNRSDPATIHHVGLYLSDGRMVEAPYTGAHVRIASIHRQDLIGATRPAG
- the dacB gene encoding D-alanyl-D-alanine carboxypeptidase/D-alanyl-D-alanine endopeptidase; the encoded protein is MPGRGRALAVLSLSLLNVFAVAAGLAVVKLTPDRRLSPQPPSVAARDLVRIAPSSAAIPAADPGSGRPPDPSALAGRLSALIGGPQAKINAVVVDAESRRPLYELRAGQPATPASTTKLATSVAALASAGPAHRITTRVVRGTGDGIILVGGGDPTLTALPPRPGAGHPPYASLTDLARQTAAALKASGTGQVRVDYDASAYQGPRTAAGWKPNYLPDGELAPVSALTVDEGRVAPSDPSRRTRVSDPPSAAAREFARLLAKNGVSARAGRSTVAQKEAVQLGAVQSPPLSALVEHLLTDSDNDVAEAVARQVAIKLGRPATFADAAQAVRQVLAGLGVAEGVSVNDGSGLSPLNRISPIALARIVSLAAGGDHPKLRPVITGLPIAGFSGTLSAPRYTVAASQGGAGMVRAKTGTLAGVSTLAGLAYDADGRLLAFAFMAGDGKGPVDPGKLDQLAAAVATCGCG
- a CDS encoding inorganic diphosphatase → MDFDVTIEIPKGQRNKYEVDHETGRIRLDRMLFTSTQYPADYGFVEDTLGEDGDPLDALVLLQEPTFPGCLIRCRAVGMFRMTDEAGGDDKVLCVPATDPRMEHLRDIHHVAEFDRLEIQHFFEVYKDLEPGKSVEGASWVGRVEAEQEIERSFKRASDQGGH
- a CDS encoding MerR family transcriptional regulator, which translates into the protein MDDDTWTIAELADRAGAALAADGSAQVSGRVRDLPNERLIRWYTTIGLIDPPLGRRGRTALYGPRHLLQLVAVKRRQASGRSISEIQIELAAATDADLARIAALPGPPGTRSGGLPAPGAPHGRTTGAPGSSPQATRDAEQAPHGHSPASPESQGGPPTAPKGAEGSERGSFWSTRPDVSFHQNVDASGYGEDRPAIVQGVRLAPGLTVLLEVPNLNGDDLAAIEAAARPLLDELRRRGLLARVDTPAESPDFQPAAPPRRIQ
- a CDS encoding VIT domain-containing protein: MTVRILPLPETAPPVPDHGLGALSTDRGNLPLDSVDVHASITGLAAGIEVVQGFRNPFDVPLEATYVFPLPDRAAVTALRMEAADRVIEGRLKERGQARQDYDTAIAAGQRAAIAEEDRPDVFTMRVGNILPGERITIRLSLDQLLPHESASSATFRFPLVVAPRYIPGAPLDGERAGSGVADDTNAVPDASRISPPVLLPGFPNPVRLAVTVDIDPSGLPLTQIRSALHVVAEEGDGERTTVRLQPGERLDRDFILRLDFAPHESAALALVPDESGEEGTFSLTVLPSGEARPRPRDVVLVLDRSGSMYGWKMVAARRAAARIVDTFRAEDRFAVLSFDNVIERPRDLGSGLADGTDRNRFRAVEHLAALGARGGTEMLAPLDEGCRLLTDPTRDRVLVLITDGQVGNEDHLLAHLEPRLHGVRVHTVGIDQAVNAGFLNRLAAIGGGRCELVESEDRLDEAMEHIHHRIAAPLATGLALHADGLEIVPDTVAPTRPGALFPGVPLQIAGRFRGAPSGTLTVRGTASDGTAWEQRATGIVTKDPATRSIWARAHLRDLEDRYTVGGPGDLEQRIISTSLRFGVLCRFTAFVAVDSRVATEGGTPHKVVQPVETPRGWAGAAPMAERQVSPAAFAMDMDEDLDMDMDLQRSAPPARSAPMPPAPMPAAPSGPPPMPQGAPPGYGAPPPASARPAGRPLGRARRPAGPAPSSRPAPSPLAGFQQELANVLGRLRQVPDTREERIQHLLSELLPILESIVQRMQTLSLDTKVLADLRDDLHRLRPTADQPTVSDQWTQALQVLAAFTGEAPPRRPFWKRSN